In Marivivens aquimaris, one genomic interval encodes:
- a CDS encoding biotin--[acetyl-CoA-carboxylase] ligase, producing MSTELDAGPHWPEGYDLVVLDEVDSTMAEAARRAASIRVPTWIMALRQTAGRGRRGRAWDNPAGNLAATLISKPDLTPMDAALRSFLAANALFEALALYVDRTRLATKWPNDVLLDGGKVAGILLESSGAGNRISWLSIGIGVNLAHTPRAAEGATFAPVSLFEAIEKTIEPEEFLATLANAYATQEQKLLYFGFERIRRDWLAQAARLGEQITARTTNDEFTGTFDGIDDDGNLILVTAKGPKVIAAADVYF from the coding sequence TTGTCAACTGAACTTGATGCTGGGCCGCACTGGCCCGAAGGCTACGACCTCGTTGTTCTGGACGAGGTCGACAGCACAATGGCCGAGGCTGCCCGTAGGGCGGCCTCGATCCGTGTTCCGACATGGATCATGGCGCTCCGTCAGACCGCTGGCCGCGGTCGCAGGGGAAGGGCGTGGGACAACCCCGCGGGTAACCTTGCCGCAACGCTGATTTCCAAACCCGACCTGACGCCAATGGACGCCGCCCTGCGGTCGTTCCTCGCCGCCAACGCGCTGTTCGAGGCGCTGGCGCTCTACGTCGACCGCACGCGGCTTGCGACCAAGTGGCCGAACGATGTGCTGCTGGATGGCGGCAAGGTCGCTGGCATCCTGCTGGAAAGCAGCGGGGCAGGGAACCGTATCAGCTGGCTGTCGATCGGGATCGGTGTGAACCTCGCCCACACGCCCCGTGCGGCAGAGGGCGCCACTTTCGCGCCTGTCAGCCTGTTTGAGGCCATCGAGAAAACCATCGAGCCCGAAGAGTTCCTCGCCACGCTCGCCAATGCCTACGCCACGCAGGAACAGAAACTGCTCTACTTTGGCTTCGAACGCATTCGCCGTGACTGGCTGGCGCAAGCCGCCCGCCTAGGCGAACAGATTACCGCCCGCACCACCAACGACGAATTTACCGGCACGTTCGACGGGATCGACGACGACGGCAACCTAATCCTTGTCACCGCGAAAGGCCCCAAGGTCATCGCGGCTGCGGACGTCTATTTCTAA
- a CDS encoding type III pantothenate kinase, which yields MLLTIDCGNTNTVFSIWNGSEFIATWRTSTEHQRTADQYFVWLSTLMGHKKIDVNIDAVIISSTVPRVVFNLRVLADRYFNCRPLVVGKPDCLLPVMPRVDDGTTVGPDRLVNSAGAYDRFGGNLIVVDFGTATTFDVVADDGAYVGGVIAPGVNLSLEALHRAAAALPHVDISRPQGVVGTNTVSCMQSGIFWGYVGLVKEICARIRAERDAPMKIIGTGGLARLFEQADLLFDEIEDDLTMHGLTVIHEFNKDNT from the coding sequence GTGCTTCTGACGATTGATTGCGGCAACACCAACACTGTTTTCTCGATCTGGAACGGGTCGGAGTTCATTGCCACGTGGCGCACCTCGACCGAGCACCAGCGGACTGCGGACCAGTATTTCGTCTGGCTCTCGACGTTGATGGGCCACAAGAAGATCGACGTGAATATCGACGCGGTGATTATCTCGTCCACCGTGCCGCGCGTCGTGTTCAACTTGCGTGTCCTTGCCGACCGCTACTTCAACTGCCGCCCGCTCGTTGTGGGCAAACCCGACTGTCTGCTGCCCGTGATGCCCCGCGTCGACGACGGCACCACGGTCGGTCCGGACCGCCTCGTGAACTCTGCCGGTGCCTATGATCGATTTGGTGGCAACCTGATCGTTGTAGATTTCGGAACCGCCACTACATTCGATGTAGTAGCCGATGACGGCGCTTATGTAGGCGGGGTCATTGCGCCTGGTGTGAACCTTAGTCTAGAGGCGTTGCACCGCGCTGCTGCTGCGCTACCTCACGTCGATATCAGCCGCCCGCAAGGCGTGGTCGGCACCAACACCGTGAGCTGTATGCAGTCGGGTATTTTCTGGGGCTACGTTGGCCTCGTCAAAGAGATTTGCGCTCGCATCCGCGCCGAACGGGATGCGCCGATGAAAATCATCGGAACGGGTGGATTGGCACGGCTCTTCGAGCAGGCCGATCTGCTTTTTGATGAAATCGAAGATGATCTGACCATGCACGGTCTGACGGTCATCCATGAGTTTAATAAGGATAACACATGA
- the nuoN gene encoding NADH-quinone oxidoreductase subunit NuoN, with amino-acid sequence MISQDLQIVLPEILLALYAMAALLIAVYTGKDKVASVVNWATVAVFLVLAFWIGVSGSGDQTAFDGMFNDDAFARFAKVTILVSAAAVLAISRDYMSRRGLLRFEYPVLVALATVGMMVMVSAGDLMALYMGLELQSLALYVVASLRRDSVKSTEAGMKYFVLGALSSGLLLYGASLTYGFTGTTLFSGIIAATGDEVSIGLLFGLVFMFSAFAFKVSAAPFHMWTPDVYEGSPTPVTAFFATAPKVAAMGLFARVAFDAFGGIVGDWQQIVSLVAILSMFIGGIAAIGQRNIKRLMAYSSIAHMGFALMGLAAGTAVGVQSMLIYMAIYVTMNIGTFAFILSMEKDGTPVADINMLKMYSRQQPLRAMALLFLMFSLAGVPPFLGFFAKFGVFTAALSSGLVWLAVLGGIASVIGAFYYLRIVFYMYFGEEKDGLDGTMSPVAWAALMASAAIMLLGLFNLFGIEGIAAAAAQSLVN; translated from the coding sequence ATGATCTCTCAAGACCTTCAGATCGTTCTGCCGGAGATTCTTCTGGCGCTCTACGCGATGGCCGCGCTGCTCATTGCCGTCTACACCGGCAAGGACAAAGTCGCCTCGGTCGTCAACTGGGCTACGGTTGCTGTCTTCCTCGTGCTGGCCTTCTGGATCGGCGTCTCCGGTTCGGGCGATCAGACCGCTTTCGACGGCATGTTCAACGACGATGCCTTCGCACGCTTCGCCAAGGTAACGATCCTTGTCTCGGCTGCTGCGGTTCTGGCAATTAGCCGCGATTACATGTCGCGCCGCGGCCTGCTGCGCTTCGAATATCCGGTGCTCGTCGCTCTCGCGACCGTGGGTATGATGGTCATGGTTTCGGCCGGAGACCTGATGGCGCTCTATATGGGCCTCGAACTGCAGTCGCTCGCGCTCTACGTCGTGGCTTCGCTGCGTCGTGACAGCGTGAAGTCGACCGAAGCGGGTATGAAGTACTTCGTGCTTGGCGCCCTGTCGTCCGGTCTGCTGCTGTACGGTGCATCGCTGACCTACGGCTTCACCGGCACCACGCTGTTCTCGGGCATCATTGCTGCAACCGGCGACGAAGTGTCGATCGGCCTGCTGTTCGGCCTCGTGTTCATGTTCTCGGCCTTCGCCTTCAAGGTTTCGGCCGCTCCGTTCCACATGTGGACCCCGGACGTTTACGAAGGCTCGCCGACCCCGGTCACCGCGTTCTTCGCAACCGCACCGAAGGTCGCTGCCATGGGCCTCTTCGCCCGTGTTGCTTTCGACGCATTCGGCGGCATCGTTGGCGACTGGCAGCAGATCGTGTCGCTCGTCGCGATCCTGTCGATGTTCATCGGCGGTATTGCAGCGATCGGTCAGCGCAACATCAAGCGTCTGATGGCTTACTCGTCGATCGCTCACATGGGCTTCGCGCTCATGGGCCTCGCTGCCGGTACGGCCGTTGGCGTCCAGTCGATGCTGATCTACATGGCGATCTACGTCACCATGAACATCGGTACCTTCGCGTTCATCCTGTCGATGGAGAAGGACGGCACCCCTGTCGCCGACATCAATATGTTGAAGATGTACTCGCGCCAGCAACCGCTCCGCGCCATGGCTCTGCTGTTCCTGATGTTCAGCCTTGCCGGTGTGCCGCCGTTCCTCGGCTTCTTCGCCAAGTTCGGCGTGTTCACCGCTGCGCTTTCGTCGGGCCTCGTCTGGCTCGCCGTTCTGGGCGGCATCGCGTCGGTCATCGGTGCGTTCTACTACCTGCGCATCGTGTTCTACATGTACTTCGGTGAAGAAAAGGACGGTCTGGACGGCACCATGTCGCCGGTTGCTTGGGCTGCTCTGATGGCATCGGCAGCGATCATGCTGCTGGGTCTGTTCAACCTCTTCGGTATCGAAGGCATTGCAGCCGCTGCGGCGCAGTCGCTTGTCAACTGA
- a CDS encoding NADH-quinone oxidoreductase subunit M, protein MENLLSIVTFIPLLAAGILALFLRGDDEGARRNAKWVAMIATLATFFVSLFILGGFDSSNTGFQFVEDHEWLMGLHYRMGVDGISVLFVMLTTFLMPLVIWSAWDVTHRVKEYMIAFLVLEALMLGVFMALDLVLFYVFFEAGLIPMFLIIGIWGGANRIYASFKFFLYTFLGSILMLVAMIVMYAQAGTTCIGACGEGTTALLDFEFASTTISVLGISVTGGLQTMLFLAFFASFAVKMPMWPVHTWLPDAHVQAPTAGSVILAAILLKMGGYGFLRFSLPMFPVGADVLQDFVLWISAIAIVYTSLVALVQEDMKKLIAYSSVAHMGYVTMGIFAMNQQGLDGAIFQMLSHGFISGALFLCVGVIYDRMHTRDIDAYGGLVNKMPAYALVFMFFTMANVGLPGTSGFVGEFLTLMGTFKVNTWVAAVAALGVIFSAAYALWLYRRVVMGELIKESLKSIKDMTRREKLIFAPLVFMTLLLGIYPASVTNIISPSVAALVEQVETAKADAGLMHETAEADHAAPAAAH, encoded by the coding sequence ATGGAAAACCTTCTCTCGATCGTAACCTTCATTCCGCTGCTGGCAGCAGGCATTCTGGCCCTGTTCCTGCGCGGTGACGACGAAGGCGCCCGCCGGAATGCAAAGTGGGTGGCGATGATCGCCACTCTCGCAACCTTCTTCGTGTCGCTGTTCATCCTTGGCGGCTTCGACAGCTCGAACACTGGCTTCCAGTTCGTCGAAGACCACGAATGGCTGATGGGTCTGCACTACCGCATGGGTGTTGACGGGATCTCGGTCCTGTTCGTGATGCTCACCACGTTCCTCATGCCGCTGGTCATCTGGTCGGCTTGGGATGTGACCCACCGCGTCAAGGAATACATGATCGCGTTCCTCGTGCTCGAAGCGCTGATGCTCGGCGTGTTCATGGCACTGGACCTCGTTCTCTTCTACGTCTTCTTCGAAGCCGGCCTTATCCCGATGTTCCTCATCATCGGCATCTGGGGTGGTGCGAACCGCATCTACGCTTCGTTCAAGTTCTTCCTCTACACCTTCCTCGGCTCGATCCTGATGCTGGTCGCCATGATCGTCATGTACGCTCAGGCCGGCACCACATGTATCGGTGCTTGCGGTGAAGGCACGACCGCGCTGCTCGACTTCGAGTTCGCATCGACCACCATCTCGGTTCTGGGCATCTCGGTCACCGGCGGTCTCCAGACCATGCTGTTCCTTGCGTTCTTCGCATCCTTCGCTGTGAAGATGCCGATGTGGCCGGTCCACACCTGGCTGCCGGACGCCCACGTTCAGGCCCCGACCGCTGGCTCGGTTATCCTTGCTGCGATCCTGCTGAAGATGGGCGGCTACGGCTTCCTGCGCTTCTCGCTCCCGATGTTCCCCGTTGGCGCTGACGTGCTGCAGGATTTCGTCCTCTGGATCTCGGCAATCGCGATTGTCTACACCTCGCTGGTCGCGCTGGTGCAGGAAGACATGAAGAAGCTGATCGCTTACTCGTCCGTTGCCCACATGGGTTACGTGACCATGGGTATCTTCGCGATGAACCAGCAGGGCCTTGACGGCGCGATCTTCCAGATGCTGTCGCACGGCTTCATCTCGGGCGCTCTGTTCCTCTGCGTTGGCGTGATCTACGACCGTATGCACACCCGCGACATCGATGCCTACGGTGGTCTCGTGAACAAGATGCCGGCTTACGCGCTTGTCTTCATGTTCTTCACCATGGCAAACGTCGGCCTTCCGGGCACCTCGGGCTTCGTCGGTGAATTCCTGACCCTCATGGGTACCTTCAAGGTCAACACCTGGGTTGCTGCGGTTGCTGCGCTCGGCGTGATCTTCTCGGCAGCTTATGCGCTGTGGCTCTACCGCCGCGTCGTCATGGGCGAGCTGATCAAGGAAAGCCTGAAGTCGATCAAGGACATGACCCGCCGCGAAAAACTGATCTTCGCACCGCTGGTCTTCATGACCCTTCTGCTGGGTATCTATCCGGCGTCCGTCACCAACATTATCAGCCCGAGCGTCGCTGCTCTGGTCGAGCAAGTTGAAACCGCAAAGGCCGATGCAGGCCTGATGCATGAAACCGCCGAAGCCGACCACGCCGCGCCGGCAGCCGCGCACTAA
- a CDS encoding DEAD/DEAH box helicase: MTKFTDLNLDPKVLKAVADAGYESPTPIQAGAIPPALQGRDVLGIAQTGTGKTASFTLPMITLLGRGRARARMPRSLVLCPTRELAAQVAENFDVYAKNTKLTKALLIGGVSFKEQDAAIDRGVDVLIATPGRLLDHFERGKLLLTGVQIMVVDEADRMLDMGFIPDIERIFQLTPFTRQTLFFSATMAPEIERITNTFLQAPERIEVARQATTSENIKQSVCMFKASRRDREGSEKRRVLRALIDAEGDACTNAIVFCNRKTDVDITAKSLRKYGYNAAAIHGDLDQKQRMDTLDKFRAGDLRILCASDVAARGLDIPAVSHVFNFDVPSHAEDYVHRIGRTGRAGRKGTAMMICSPRDEKYFEAVEKLVQMEIPRIENPAKSESSGKVEENADQEQREKPKRSRSRRAKKDDAPQQQVEEAKPQQAAEQPKTEKKADAPKQHEHKNDRPKHNNNNRRGKREDMIIGMGDDAPTFIRLSFAERRALAS, translated from the coding sequence ATGACCAAATTTACCGATCTGAACCTTGATCCTAAGGTTCTCAAGGCTGTCGCAGACGCCGGATACGAAAGCCCGACCCCGATTCAGGCAGGGGCGATTCCGCCCGCCCTTCAAGGCCGAGATGTTCTCGGCATCGCCCAGACGGGCACCGGCAAAACCGCCAGCTTTACGCTGCCGATGATTACCCTTCTTGGCCGTGGCCGCGCGCGTGCGCGTATGCCCCGCAGCCTCGTTCTTTGTCCGACCCGCGAACTCGCGGCTCAGGTAGCCGAGAACTTCGACGTTTATGCCAAGAACACCAAACTGACCAAAGCGCTGCTGATCGGCGGTGTGAGCTTCAAGGAACAGGACGCTGCGATTGACCGCGGTGTCGACGTCCTGATCGCCACCCCCGGCCGCCTGCTCGACCATTTCGAGCGCGGCAAGCTGCTGCTGACCGGCGTCCAGATCATGGTCGTCGACGAAGCGGACCGTATGCTCGACATGGGCTTCATTCCCGACATCGAACGCATCTTCCAGCTGACGCCGTTCACCCGTCAGACGCTGTTTTTCTCGGCCACCATGGCGCCGGAGATCGAACGCATCACCAACACCTTCCTTCAGGCACCCGAGCGGATCGAGGTTGCCCGTCAGGCGACGACGTCCGAGAACATCAAGCAGTCCGTCTGCATGTTCAAAGCCAGCCGCCGCGACCGTGAGGGTAGCGAAAAGCGCCGCGTCCTGCGCGCGCTGATTGATGCCGAAGGCGACGCCTGCACCAACGCGATCGTGTTCTGCAACCGCAAGACCGATGTGGACATCACGGCCAAGTCGCTGCGCAAGTACGGCTACAACGCCGCTGCGATCCATGGAGATCTGGACCAGAAGCAGCGTATGGATACGCTCGATAAGTTCCGCGCCGGCGATCTGCGCATCCTGTGTGCCTCCGACGTTGCTGCACGCGGCCTCGACATCCCTGCCGTGAGCCACGTCTTCAACTTCGACGTTCCGTCGCACGCCGAAGACTACGTGCACCGCATCGGCCGCACCGGCCGCGCCGGTCGCAAGGGCACCGCGATGATGATCTGCTCGCCGCGTGACGAGAAGTATTTCGAAGCTGTCGAAAAGCTCGTCCAGATGGAGATCCCGCGCATCGAAAATCCGGCCAAGTCGGAATCCTCCGGCAAGGTCGAAGAGAACGCGGATCAGGAACAGCGCGAAAAGCCCAAGCGCAGCCGTTCGCGCCGCGCCAAGAAGGACGACGCTCCGCAGCAGCAGGTCGAAGAGGCCAAGCCGCAGCAGGCAGCCGAGCAGCCGAAGACTGAAAAGAAGGCCGACGCTCCGAAGCAGCACGAGCACAAGAACGACCGTCCGAAGCACAACAACAATAATCGTCGCGGCAAACGCGAAGACATGATCATCGGTATGGGCGACGACGCTCCAACCTTTATCCGTCTGAGCTTTGCCGAGCGTCGGGCTCTCGCGAGCTAA
- a CDS encoding ribonuclease J: protein MSSERLIYLPLGGAGEIGMNAYVYGYGKPDQERLIVVDLGVTFPDMDSTPGVDLIFPDMTWLEERKDRIEGIFITHAHEDHVGAVGLLWERLGAPIYARTFTSNIARRKLDEKMLPDGIVHVVGAYPAVTELGPFKVSIAPISHSIPESGGLVIDTPAGRVVHSGDFKIDHTPVVGEPFDEEMWAEIAKDGVKALVCDSTNVFSPNPGRSESELAGPLTDFIKDQPGMVVATTFASNIARLKTLAIAAKKAGRSICLLGRAMRRMVEAGIETGILEDFPSVISPEDAHHVPRENLMLIVTGSQGERRAASAQLSQGKYLGLSLKEGDTFLFSSKVIPGNERGVIRIMNNLSEKGVEVVDDRGGLYHVSGHANRPDLQKMHEIIHPEIIIPMHGEHRHLREHAKIAEANGYASTVAVNGTMIDLTGHKPSVCGFVETGRTYLDGTVQIGAMDGIVRDRIRMALNGQVTVTLLIDENDEPLGDPWCELNGLAELGRSSAPLVDVLEEDLSQYLNRADDKTLLNDDALEKELSRIVRNVCNNEIGKKPEVTVIISRLA from the coding sequence ATGAGCAGTGAACGCTTGATTTACCTCCCCCTCGGCGGGGCAGGAGAGATCGGGATGAACGCCTACGTCTACGGCTACGGCAAGCCCGATCAGGAACGCCTGATCGTTGTAGACCTCGGCGTGACCTTCCCCGATATGGACAGCACCCCCGGTGTTGATCTGATTTTCCCCGATATGACCTGGCTCGAAGAGCGCAAAGACCGGATCGAGGGTATCTTCATCACCCACGCGCACGAAGATCACGTCGGCGCTGTCGGCCTGCTGTGGGAGCGTCTGGGCGCGCCGATCTATGCACGGACCTTCACGTCGAACATCGCGCGCCGCAAACTGGACGAAAAGATGCTGCCCGACGGCATCGTCCACGTCGTTGGTGCCTATCCGGCGGTGACCGAGCTTGGCCCGTTCAAGGTCTCCATCGCGCCGATCAGCCACTCGATTCCCGAAAGCGGCGGTCTGGTCATCGATACCCCTGCGGGCCGCGTCGTGCACTCGGGCGACTTCAAGATCGACCACACCCCAGTCGTCGGTGAGCCCTTCGACGAAGAGATGTGGGCGGAGATTGCCAAGGATGGCGTCAAGGCGCTCGTCTGCGACTCGACCAACGTCTTTTCGCCCAATCCGGGCCGCAGCGAATCCGAGCTGGCCGGTCCGCTGACCGACTTCATCAAAGACCAGCCGGGCATGGTGGTCGCGACCACCTTTGCGTCGAACATCGCACGTCTGAAGACGCTGGCGATTGCCGCGAAGAAAGCAGGTCGTTCGATCTGTCTGCTGGGCCGCGCCATGCGCCGTATGGTCGAAGCGGGTATTGAAACGGGCATCCTTGAGGACTTCCCGTCGGTCATCAGCCCTGAGGACGCGCATCACGTCCCGCGGGAAAACCTCATGCTGATCGTCACCGGTTCGCAAGGTGAACGCCGTGCGGCATCGGCTCAGCTGTCGCAGGGCAAGTACCTCGGCCTGTCGCTGAAAGAAGGCGACACGTTCCTCTTCTCGTCGAAGGTCATTCCGGGCAACGAGCGCGGCGTCATCCGCATCATGAACAACCTGTCCGAAAAGGGCGTCGAGGTTGTCGATGATCGCGGCGGTCTCTACCACGTCTCGGGCCACGCGAACCGTCCTGACCTGCAAAAGATGCACGAGATCATCCATCCGGAGATCATCATCCCGATGCACGGCGAACACCGCCACCTGCGTGAACATGCGAAGATCGCTGAAGCCAACGGCTATGCGTCGACTGTTGCTGTCAACGGCACGATGATTGACCTGACTGGCCATAAGCCGAGCGTTTGCGGTTTTGTCGAAACGGGCCGTACCTATCTCGACGGTACGGTGCAGATCGGCGCGATGGACGGCATCGTGCGCGACCGTATCCGCATGGCGCTGAACGGGCAGGTGACTGTCACCCTGCTGATCGACGAAAACGACGAACCGCTCGGTGATCCGTGGTGCGAACTGAATGGTCTGGCCGAGCTGGGCCGTTCGTCCGCGCCGCTCGTCGATGTGCTGGAAGAAGATCTGTCGCAGTACCTCAACCGCGCCGACGATAAGACGCTGCTCAATGATGACGCGCTCGAGAAAGAGCTGTCGCGCATCGTCCGCAACGTCTGCAATAACGAGATCGGCAAGAAGCCCGAAGTCACGGTGATCATCAGCCGTCTGGCTTAA
- the nuoL gene encoding NADH-quinone oxidoreductase subunit L: MEKIVLLAPLVGALIAGFGWRLTGEKTAQIITTGILFLCALLSWILFLGFDGNAYHINLLRWIESGDLQTSWAIRIDRLTLIMLIVVNTVSSLVHLYSMGYMAHDENWGHHEHYKARFFAYLSFFTFAMLMLVTSDNLVQMFFGWEGVGVASYLLIGFYYKKPSANAAAMKAFVVNRVGDFGFALGIFGLFMLTGSIDFDTIFANVGTIADTEITFLWRDWNAANLLAFLLFVGAMGKSAQLILHTWLPDAMEGPTPVSALIHAATMVTAGVFLVCRMSPLFEYAPETKSFIMYLGATTAFFAATVGLVQNDIKRVIAYSTCSQLGYMFVAAGAGVYGAAMFHLFTHAFFKAMLFLGAGSVIHAMHHEQDMRNYGGLRKKIPLTFWAMVIGTLAITGVGIPLTTIGFAGFLSKDAIIESAHASGNGYAFWMLVIAALFTSFYSWRLIFMTFFGKPRGDHHAHDHAHESPLVMTIPLGVLALGAIFAGMIWLNPFFGDHDKMTKFFGMPHHEVAAAEGHGEEAAADDHGAVATEEHGTEEVAAADHGEEAAHGDAGHEAAFGAIYMSEASNEVLDEAHHSPVWVKTSPFFAMLIGLFVAWLFYIRDTSLPRKLAANQPMLYNFLLNKWYFDELYDAVFVRPSKRIGAFLWKKGDEATIDGGINGVALGIVPWLTRLAGRAQSGYVFTYAFAMVLGIAVILTWVTLTGGSH; the protein is encoded by the coding sequence GTGAAAAGACCGCTCAGATCATTACGACCGGTATTCTGTTTCTCTGTGCGCTGCTGAGCTGGATCCTCTTCCTCGGCTTCGACGGAAACGCCTACCATATCAACCTGCTGCGCTGGATCGAATCCGGCGACCTCCAGACTTCGTGGGCGATCCGCATCGACCGTCTGACGCTGATCATGCTGATCGTCGTCAACACCGTGTCGTCGCTCGTTCACCTCTACTCGATGGGCTACATGGCCCACGACGAGAACTGGGGTCATCACGAGCACTACAAGGCACGCTTTTTCGCGTACCTGTCGTTCTTTACCTTTGCCATGCTCATGCTGGTCACCTCGGACAACCTCGTCCAGATGTTCTTCGGTTGGGAAGGCGTGGGTGTCGCATCGTACCTGCTGATCGGCTTCTACTATAAGAAGCCGAGCGCGAACGCTGCGGCGATGAAAGCATTCGTCGTCAACCGCGTCGGTGACTTCGGCTTCGCTCTGGGCATCTTCGGTCTGTTCATGCTGACCGGCTCGATCGACTTCGACACCATCTTCGCGAACGTTGGCACCATCGCCGACACCGAGATCACCTTCCTCTGGCGCGACTGGAACGCGGCCAACCTTCTGGCCTTCCTGCTCTTCGTAGGTGCCATGGGTAAGTCGGCGCAGCTCATCCTGCACACCTGGCTGCCGGACGCGATGGAAGGCCCGACCCCTGTTTCGGCCCTGATCCACGCTGCGACCATGGTGACCGCGGGCGTCTTCCTCGTCTGCCGCATGTCGCCGCTGTTCGAATACGCACCGGAAACCAAATCATTCATCATGTACCTCGGTGCGACCACCGCGTTCTTCGCAGCGACCGTCGGCCTCGTTCAGAACGACATCAAGCGCGTCATCGCTTACTCGACCTGTTCGCAGCTCGGCTACATGTTCGTGGCTGCCGGTGCTGGCGTTTACGGCGCGGCGATGTTCCACCTCTTCACGCACGCTTTCTTCAAGGCGATGCTGTTCCTCGGCGCCGGTTCGGTCATCCATGCGATGCACCACGAACAGGATATGCGGAACTACGGCGGTCTGCGTAAGAAGATCCCGCTGACCTTCTGGGCCATGGTTATCGGTACCCTCGCCATCACCGGCGTCGGCATCCCGCTCACCACCATCGGTTTCGCTGGTTTCCTCTCGAAGGACGCGATCATCGAAAGCGCCCACGCTTCGGGTAACGGCTACGCCTTCTGGATGCTGGTCATCGCGGCTCTGTTCACCTCGTTCTACTCCTGGCGTCTGATCTTCATGACGTTCTTCGGGAAGCCGCGCGGCGATCACCACGCTCACGACCACGCTCACGAGAGCCCGCTGGTCATGACCATCCCGCTCGGCGTTCTGGCTCTGGGTGCGATCTTCGCTGGTATGATCTGGCTGAACCCGTTCTTCGGCGATCATGACAAGATGACCAAGTTCTTCGGCATGCCGCACCACGAAGTGGCAGCTGCCGAAGGTCATGGCGAAGAAGCTGCGGCCGACGATCACGGCGCTGTCGCCACCGAAGAGCACGGCACCGAAGAGGTTGCTGCTGCCGATCACGGCGAAGAGGCTGCGCACGGCGATGCCGGTCACGAGGCTGCATTCGGCGCGATCTACATGTCGGAAGCTTCGAACGAAGTTCTCGACGAAGCGCACCACTCGCCGGTTTGGGTGAAGACGAGCCCGTTCTTCGCCATGCTGATCGGTCTGTTCGTCGCTTGGCTGTTCTACATCCGCGACACGTCGCTGCCGCGCAAGCTCGCTGCGAACCAGCCGATGCTTTACAACTTCCTGCTTAACAAATGGTACTTCGACGAACTCTATGACGCTGTGTTCGTTCGTCCGTCGAAGCGCATCGGTGCCTTCCTCTGGAAGAAGGGCGACGAGGCCACCATCGACGGCGGGATTAACGGTGTAGCTCTGGGCATTGTCCCGTGGCTGACCCGCCTCGCAGGCCGCGCCCAGTCCGGCTATGTGTTCACTTACGCCTTCGCGATGGTTCTGGGCATCGCAGTAATTCTGACCTGGGTGACGCTCACCGGGGGATCGCACTAA